The Amblyomma americanum isolate KBUSLIRL-KWMA chromosome 3, ASM5285725v1, whole genome shotgun sequence genome window below encodes:
- the LOC144124478 gene encoding uncharacterized protein LOC144124478 isoform X8, protein MPPPPQLQMILYLLVLRATATAEESANSILHRQQDDHGNYEFGFNIDGLSWDQFQRESGDALGRKTGAYGFRDADGRLRLVEYVADELGFRVKVQTNEPGTRGSTMPSAVVDASPDASAQSESAAIVSPPPARLLRRLSPAPPIVPRTLAAKAPGDPNGEVAAAHKDQERVTSSLRLAPSKSLAEKFDAPLVPTGAVKMEAYTALRQYRPNIYQLGRPVYLGNAAPYYRPPYSMNPSAYTSPYASQPRDNGVRGAALVPKEVNGRVVAQVALIRADGTLSTDDPHRGSTGYPPQILNHRAPLPGSRLFSEQQNAPNIGNIFPINTVHPASLGFPAEPSLLYGLSYNPDGRQSLPPPVPQRLPAGLTVNYFLANSLPLTGRPEPVTAPLQQTLPPPPPPRAVHDTSQRADPEQFVPQQPPLLPSPPPGYYGRRLYPQAQPRQSAGSHDLHRDLQVDPHLLRQYAYAGQEGYARRLPQAYTPQQVPAA, encoded by the exons CTGCAGATGATCCTTTACCTCCTGGTGCTCcgggctacggcgacggcggagGAATCGGCCAACAGCATCTTGCACCGACAACAAGAT GACCATGGAAATTACGAGTTCGGGTTCAACATTGACGGCCTATCGTGGGACCAGTTCCAGCGAGAGTCCGGCGACGCGCTGGGCCGAAAGACCGGTGCTTACGGTTTCCGCGACGCCGACGGCCGCCTTCGGCTCGTAGAGTACGTGGCTGACGAGCTCGGTTTCCGGGTCAAGGTGCAGACCAACGAGCCTGGAACTAGGGGCAGCACAATGCCGTCGGCAGTCGTCGACGCTTCTCCGGATGCGTCGGCGCAGTCGGAGAGCGCCGCCATCGTGTCACCGCCGCCCGCTCGACTCCTGCGAAGGCTGTCGCCAGCACCGCCGATTGTTCCGCGCACGCTGGCCGCGAAAGCTCCCGGCGATCCCAACGGGGAGGTAGCTGCTGCGCATAAAGACCAGGAGCGAGTCACTTCCTCACTCAGGCTGGCGCCCTCGAAAAGCTTGGCTGAAAAATTCGACGCACCGCTGGTACCGACCGGAGCTGTGAAGATGGAAGCATATACCGCTCTGCGGCAGTACCGCCCCAACATCTACCAGCTGGGCCGGCCGGTGTACTTGGGGAACGCTGCGCCTTACTACCGTCCACCCTACTCCATGAACCCCTCGGCTTATACTTCTCCGTACGCTTCCCAGCCTAGGGACAACGGCGTAAGGGGCGCGGCTCTTGTTCCCAAGGAGGTGAACGGCAGAGTCGTTGCTCAGGTAGCACTCATCAGAGCGGACGGGACGTTATCGACCGACGATCCGCACCGCGGCAGCACCGGGTACCCGCCGCAGATTCTCAACCACAGGGCTCCGCTTCCCGGATCGAGGCTCTTCTCAGAGCAGCAGAATGCGCCCAACATCGGCAACATCTTCCCCATCAACACCGTGCACCCCGCGAGCCTTGGCTTTCCTGCAGAACCGTCCCTTTTGTATGGACTCTCTTACAATCCTGACGGCCGGCAGTCGCTGCCGCCTCCCGTGCCCCAGCGACTTCCAGCAGGGCTCACCGTCAACTACTTCCTGGCCAACTCGCTACCGCTCACGGGACGACCAGAGCCAGTAACGGCGCCTCTCCAACAGACGCTGCCGCCTCCACCACCGCCCAGGGCTGTCCACGACACGTCGCAAAGAGCTGACCCTGAGCAATTTGTGCCGCAACAGCCGCCATTGCTTCCGTCCCCTCCTCCGGGCTACTATGGTCGGAGGCTCTACCCGCAGGCGCAGCCACGCCAGAGCGCCGGCTCGCATGATCTCCATCGTGACCTTCAGGTTGACCCACATCTCCTTCGGCAGTACGCCTATGCTGGGCAGGAGGGCTACGCCCGTCGGCTGCCTCAAGCATACACGCCGCAACAAGTGCCAGCAGCTTGA
- the LOC144124478 gene encoding uncharacterized protein LOC144124478 isoform X9, which translates to MKSLQMILYLLVLRATATAEESANSILHRQQDDHGNYEFGFNIDGLSWDQFQRESGDALGRKTGAYGFRDADGRLRLVEYVADELGFRVKVQTNEPGTRGSTMPSAVVDASPDASAQSESAAIVSPPPARLLRRLSPAPPIVPRTLAAKAPGDPNGEVAAAHKDQERVTSSLRLAPSKSLAEKFDAPLVPTGAVKMEAYTALRQYRPNIYQLGRPVYLGNAAPYYRPPYSMNPSAYTSPYASQPRDNGVRGAALVPKEVNGRVVAQVALIRADGTLSTDDPHRGSTGYPPQILNHRAPLPGSRLFSEQQNAPNIGNIFPINTVHPASLGFPAEPSLLYGLSYNPDGRQSLPPPVPQRLPAGLTVNYFLANSLPLTGRPEPVTAPLQQTLPPPPPPRAVHDTSQRADPEQFVPQQPPLLPSPPPGYYGRRLYPQAQPRQSAGSHDLHRDLQVDPHLLRQYAYAGQEGYARRLPQAYTPQQVPAA; encoded by the exons CTGCAGATGATCCTTTACCTCCTGGTGCTCcgggctacggcgacggcggagGAATCGGCCAACAGCATCTTGCACCGACAACAAGAT GACCATGGAAATTACGAGTTCGGGTTCAACATTGACGGCCTATCGTGGGACCAGTTCCAGCGAGAGTCCGGCGACGCGCTGGGCCGAAAGACCGGTGCTTACGGTTTCCGCGACGCCGACGGCCGCCTTCGGCTCGTAGAGTACGTGGCTGACGAGCTCGGTTTCCGGGTCAAGGTGCAGACCAACGAGCCTGGAACTAGGGGCAGCACAATGCCGTCGGCAGTCGTCGACGCTTCTCCGGATGCGTCGGCGCAGTCGGAGAGCGCCGCCATCGTGTCACCGCCGCCCGCTCGACTCCTGCGAAGGCTGTCGCCAGCACCGCCGATTGTTCCGCGCACGCTGGCCGCGAAAGCTCCCGGCGATCCCAACGGGGAGGTAGCTGCTGCGCATAAAGACCAGGAGCGAGTCACTTCCTCACTCAGGCTGGCGCCCTCGAAAAGCTTGGCTGAAAAATTCGACGCACCGCTGGTACCGACCGGAGCTGTGAAGATGGAAGCATATACCGCTCTGCGGCAGTACCGCCCCAACATCTACCAGCTGGGCCGGCCGGTGTACTTGGGGAACGCTGCGCCTTACTACCGTCCACCCTACTCCATGAACCCCTCGGCTTATACTTCTCCGTACGCTTCCCAGCCTAGGGACAACGGCGTAAGGGGCGCGGCTCTTGTTCCCAAGGAGGTGAACGGCAGAGTCGTTGCTCAGGTAGCACTCATCAGAGCGGACGGGACGTTATCGACCGACGATCCGCACCGCGGCAGCACCGGGTACCCGCCGCAGATTCTCAACCACAGGGCTCCGCTTCCCGGATCGAGGCTCTTCTCAGAGCAGCAGAATGCGCCCAACATCGGCAACATCTTCCCCATCAACACCGTGCACCCCGCGAGCCTTGGCTTTCCTGCAGAACCGTCCCTTTTGTATGGACTCTCTTACAATCCTGACGGCCGGCAGTCGCTGCCGCCTCCCGTGCCCCAGCGACTTCCAGCAGGGCTCACCGTCAACTACTTCCTGGCCAACTCGCTACCGCTCACGGGACGACCAGAGCCAGTAACGGCGCCTCTCCAACAGACGCTGCCGCCTCCACCACCGCCCAGGGCTGTCCACGACACGTCGCAAAGAGCTGACCCTGAGCAATTTGTGCCGCAACAGCCGCCATTGCTTCCGTCCCCTCCTCCGGGCTACTATGGTCGGAGGCTCTACCCGCAGGCGCAGCCACGCCAGAGCGCCGGCTCGCATGATCTCCATCGTGACCTTCAGGTTGACCCACATCTCCTTCGGCAGTACGCCTATGCTGGGCAGGAGGGCTACGCCCGTCGGCTGCCTCAAGCATACACGCCGCAACAAGTGCCAGCAGCTTGA
- the LOC144124478 gene encoding uncharacterized protein LOC144124478 isoform X5 — protein MHTRETESLGHGEGPCSTVPDTTTEQLQMILYLLVLRATATAEESANSILHRQQDDHGNYEFGFNIDGLSWDQFQRESGDALGRKTGAYGFRDADGRLRLVEYVADELGFRVKVQTNEPGTRGSTMPSAVVDASPDASAQSESAAIVSPPPARLLRRLSPAPPIVPRTLAAKAPGDPNGEVAAAHKDQERVTSSLRLAPSKSLAEKFDAPLVPTGAVKMEAYTALRQYRPNIYQLGRPVYLGNAAPYYRPPYSMNPSAYTSPYASQPRDNGVRGAALVPKEVNGRVVAQVALIRADGTLSTDDPHRGSTGYPPQILNHRAPLPGSRLFSEQQNAPNIGNIFPINTVHPASLGFPAEPSLLYGLSYNPDGRQSLPPPVPQRLPAGLTVNYFLANSLPLTGRPEPVTAPLQQTLPPPPPPRAVHDTSQRADPEQFVPQQPPLLPSPPPGYYGRRLYPQAQPRQSAGSHDLHRDLQVDPHLLRQYAYAGQEGYARRLPQAYTPQQVPAA, from the exons CTGCAGATGATCCTTTACCTCCTGGTGCTCcgggctacggcgacggcggagGAATCGGCCAACAGCATCTTGCACCGACAACAAGAT GACCATGGAAATTACGAGTTCGGGTTCAACATTGACGGCCTATCGTGGGACCAGTTCCAGCGAGAGTCCGGCGACGCGCTGGGCCGAAAGACCGGTGCTTACGGTTTCCGCGACGCCGACGGCCGCCTTCGGCTCGTAGAGTACGTGGCTGACGAGCTCGGTTTCCGGGTCAAGGTGCAGACCAACGAGCCTGGAACTAGGGGCAGCACAATGCCGTCGGCAGTCGTCGACGCTTCTCCGGATGCGTCGGCGCAGTCGGAGAGCGCCGCCATCGTGTCACCGCCGCCCGCTCGACTCCTGCGAAGGCTGTCGCCAGCACCGCCGATTGTTCCGCGCACGCTGGCCGCGAAAGCTCCCGGCGATCCCAACGGGGAGGTAGCTGCTGCGCATAAAGACCAGGAGCGAGTCACTTCCTCACTCAGGCTGGCGCCCTCGAAAAGCTTGGCTGAAAAATTCGACGCACCGCTGGTACCGACCGGAGCTGTGAAGATGGAAGCATATACCGCTCTGCGGCAGTACCGCCCCAACATCTACCAGCTGGGCCGGCCGGTGTACTTGGGGAACGCTGCGCCTTACTACCGTCCACCCTACTCCATGAACCCCTCGGCTTATACTTCTCCGTACGCTTCCCAGCCTAGGGACAACGGCGTAAGGGGCGCGGCTCTTGTTCCCAAGGAGGTGAACGGCAGAGTCGTTGCTCAGGTAGCACTCATCAGAGCGGACGGGACGTTATCGACCGACGATCCGCACCGCGGCAGCACCGGGTACCCGCCGCAGATTCTCAACCACAGGGCTCCGCTTCCCGGATCGAGGCTCTTCTCAGAGCAGCAGAATGCGCCCAACATCGGCAACATCTTCCCCATCAACACCGTGCACCCCGCGAGCCTTGGCTTTCCTGCAGAACCGTCCCTTTTGTATGGACTCTCTTACAATCCTGACGGCCGGCAGTCGCTGCCGCCTCCCGTGCCCCAGCGACTTCCAGCAGGGCTCACCGTCAACTACTTCCTGGCCAACTCGCTACCGCTCACGGGACGACCAGAGCCAGTAACGGCGCCTCTCCAACAGACGCTGCCGCCTCCACCACCGCCCAGGGCTGTCCACGACACGTCGCAAAGAGCTGACCCTGAGCAATTTGTGCCGCAACAGCCGCCATTGCTTCCGTCCCCTCCTCCGGGCTACTATGGTCGGAGGCTCTACCCGCAGGCGCAGCCACGCCAGAGCGCCGGCTCGCATGATCTCCATCGTGACCTTCAGGTTGACCCACATCTCCTTCGGCAGTACGCCTATGCTGGGCAGGAGGGCTACGCCCGTCGGCTGCCTCAAGCATACACGCCGCAACAAGTGCCAGCAGCTTGA
- the LOC144124478 gene encoding uncharacterized protein LOC144124478 isoform X3, giving the protein MPPPPQAALILLRLHRNAATTAGSSPGHRFSNEGVIGIATLQMILYLLVLRATATAEESANSILHRQQDDHGNYEFGFNIDGLSWDQFQRESGDALGRKTGAYGFRDADGRLRLVEYVADELGFRVKVQTNEPGTRGSTMPSAVVDASPDASAQSESAAIVSPPPARLLRRLSPAPPIVPRTLAAKAPGDPNGEVAAAHKDQERVTSSLRLAPSKSLAEKFDAPLVPTGAVKMEAYTALRQYRPNIYQLGRPVYLGNAAPYYRPPYSMNPSAYTSPYASQPRDNGVRGAALVPKEVNGRVVAQVALIRADGTLSTDDPHRGSTGYPPQILNHRAPLPGSRLFSEQQNAPNIGNIFPINTVHPASLGFPAEPSLLYGLSYNPDGRQSLPPPVPQRLPAGLTVNYFLANSLPLTGRPEPVTAPLQQTLPPPPPPRAVHDTSQRADPEQFVPQQPPLLPSPPPGYYGRRLYPQAQPRQSAGSHDLHRDLQVDPHLLRQYAYAGQEGYARRLPQAYTPQQVPAA; this is encoded by the exons CTGCAGATGATCCTTTACCTCCTGGTGCTCcgggctacggcgacggcggagGAATCGGCCAACAGCATCTTGCACCGACAACAAGAT GACCATGGAAATTACGAGTTCGGGTTCAACATTGACGGCCTATCGTGGGACCAGTTCCAGCGAGAGTCCGGCGACGCGCTGGGCCGAAAGACCGGTGCTTACGGTTTCCGCGACGCCGACGGCCGCCTTCGGCTCGTAGAGTACGTGGCTGACGAGCTCGGTTTCCGGGTCAAGGTGCAGACCAACGAGCCTGGAACTAGGGGCAGCACAATGCCGTCGGCAGTCGTCGACGCTTCTCCGGATGCGTCGGCGCAGTCGGAGAGCGCCGCCATCGTGTCACCGCCGCCCGCTCGACTCCTGCGAAGGCTGTCGCCAGCACCGCCGATTGTTCCGCGCACGCTGGCCGCGAAAGCTCCCGGCGATCCCAACGGGGAGGTAGCTGCTGCGCATAAAGACCAGGAGCGAGTCACTTCCTCACTCAGGCTGGCGCCCTCGAAAAGCTTGGCTGAAAAATTCGACGCACCGCTGGTACCGACCGGAGCTGTGAAGATGGAAGCATATACCGCTCTGCGGCAGTACCGCCCCAACATCTACCAGCTGGGCCGGCCGGTGTACTTGGGGAACGCTGCGCCTTACTACCGTCCACCCTACTCCATGAACCCCTCGGCTTATACTTCTCCGTACGCTTCCCAGCCTAGGGACAACGGCGTAAGGGGCGCGGCTCTTGTTCCCAAGGAGGTGAACGGCAGAGTCGTTGCTCAGGTAGCACTCATCAGAGCGGACGGGACGTTATCGACCGACGATCCGCACCGCGGCAGCACCGGGTACCCGCCGCAGATTCTCAACCACAGGGCTCCGCTTCCCGGATCGAGGCTCTTCTCAGAGCAGCAGAATGCGCCCAACATCGGCAACATCTTCCCCATCAACACCGTGCACCCCGCGAGCCTTGGCTTTCCTGCAGAACCGTCCCTTTTGTATGGACTCTCTTACAATCCTGACGGCCGGCAGTCGCTGCCGCCTCCCGTGCCCCAGCGACTTCCAGCAGGGCTCACCGTCAACTACTTCCTGGCCAACTCGCTACCGCTCACGGGACGACCAGAGCCAGTAACGGCGCCTCTCCAACAGACGCTGCCGCCTCCACCACCGCCCAGGGCTGTCCACGACACGTCGCAAAGAGCTGACCCTGAGCAATTTGTGCCGCAACAGCCGCCATTGCTTCCGTCCCCTCCTCCGGGCTACTATGGTCGGAGGCTCTACCCGCAGGCGCAGCCACGCCAGAGCGCCGGCTCGCATGATCTCCATCGTGACCTTCAGGTTGACCCACATCTCCTTCGGCAGTACGCCTATGCTGGGCAGGAGGGCTACGCCCGTCGGCTGCCTCAAGCATACACGCCGCAACAAGTGCCAGCAGCTTGA
- the LOC144124478 gene encoding uncharacterized protein LOC144124478 isoform X6 translates to MATLKRRGKVPDPARCLCRQSLQMILYLLVLRATATAEESANSILHRQQDDHGNYEFGFNIDGLSWDQFQRESGDALGRKTGAYGFRDADGRLRLVEYVADELGFRVKVQTNEPGTRGSTMPSAVVDASPDASAQSESAAIVSPPPARLLRRLSPAPPIVPRTLAAKAPGDPNGEVAAAHKDQERVTSSLRLAPSKSLAEKFDAPLVPTGAVKMEAYTALRQYRPNIYQLGRPVYLGNAAPYYRPPYSMNPSAYTSPYASQPRDNGVRGAALVPKEVNGRVVAQVALIRADGTLSTDDPHRGSTGYPPQILNHRAPLPGSRLFSEQQNAPNIGNIFPINTVHPASLGFPAEPSLLYGLSYNPDGRQSLPPPVPQRLPAGLTVNYFLANSLPLTGRPEPVTAPLQQTLPPPPPPRAVHDTSQRADPEQFVPQQPPLLPSPPPGYYGRRLYPQAQPRQSAGSHDLHRDLQVDPHLLRQYAYAGQEGYARRLPQAYTPQQVPAA, encoded by the exons CTGCAGATGATCCTTTACCTCCTGGTGCTCcgggctacggcgacggcggagGAATCGGCCAACAGCATCTTGCACCGACAACAAGAT GACCATGGAAATTACGAGTTCGGGTTCAACATTGACGGCCTATCGTGGGACCAGTTCCAGCGAGAGTCCGGCGACGCGCTGGGCCGAAAGACCGGTGCTTACGGTTTCCGCGACGCCGACGGCCGCCTTCGGCTCGTAGAGTACGTGGCTGACGAGCTCGGTTTCCGGGTCAAGGTGCAGACCAACGAGCCTGGAACTAGGGGCAGCACAATGCCGTCGGCAGTCGTCGACGCTTCTCCGGATGCGTCGGCGCAGTCGGAGAGCGCCGCCATCGTGTCACCGCCGCCCGCTCGACTCCTGCGAAGGCTGTCGCCAGCACCGCCGATTGTTCCGCGCACGCTGGCCGCGAAAGCTCCCGGCGATCCCAACGGGGAGGTAGCTGCTGCGCATAAAGACCAGGAGCGAGTCACTTCCTCACTCAGGCTGGCGCCCTCGAAAAGCTTGGCTGAAAAATTCGACGCACCGCTGGTACCGACCGGAGCTGTGAAGATGGAAGCATATACCGCTCTGCGGCAGTACCGCCCCAACATCTACCAGCTGGGCCGGCCGGTGTACTTGGGGAACGCTGCGCCTTACTACCGTCCACCCTACTCCATGAACCCCTCGGCTTATACTTCTCCGTACGCTTCCCAGCCTAGGGACAACGGCGTAAGGGGCGCGGCTCTTGTTCCCAAGGAGGTGAACGGCAGAGTCGTTGCTCAGGTAGCACTCATCAGAGCGGACGGGACGTTATCGACCGACGATCCGCACCGCGGCAGCACCGGGTACCCGCCGCAGATTCTCAACCACAGGGCTCCGCTTCCCGGATCGAGGCTCTTCTCAGAGCAGCAGAATGCGCCCAACATCGGCAACATCTTCCCCATCAACACCGTGCACCCCGCGAGCCTTGGCTTTCCTGCAGAACCGTCCCTTTTGTATGGACTCTCTTACAATCCTGACGGCCGGCAGTCGCTGCCGCCTCCCGTGCCCCAGCGACTTCCAGCAGGGCTCACCGTCAACTACTTCCTGGCCAACTCGCTACCGCTCACGGGACGACCAGAGCCAGTAACGGCGCCTCTCCAACAGACGCTGCCGCCTCCACCACCGCCCAGGGCTGTCCACGACACGTCGCAAAGAGCTGACCCTGAGCAATTTGTGCCGCAACAGCCGCCATTGCTTCCGTCCCCTCCTCCGGGCTACTATGGTCGGAGGCTCTACCCGCAGGCGCAGCCACGCCAGAGCGCCGGCTCGCATGATCTCCATCGTGACCTTCAGGTTGACCCACATCTCCTTCGGCAGTACGCCTATGCTGGGCAGGAGGGCTACGCCCGTCGGCTGCCTCAAGCATACACGCCGCAACAAGTGCCAGCAGCTTGA
- the LOC144124478 gene encoding uncharacterized protein LOC144124478 isoform X4 gives MPPPPQSLRRPIPYVRPLGLRNLRVVCSIFPRLLATPKLQMILYLLVLRATATAEESANSILHRQQDDHGNYEFGFNIDGLSWDQFQRESGDALGRKTGAYGFRDADGRLRLVEYVADELGFRVKVQTNEPGTRGSTMPSAVVDASPDASAQSESAAIVSPPPARLLRRLSPAPPIVPRTLAAKAPGDPNGEVAAAHKDQERVTSSLRLAPSKSLAEKFDAPLVPTGAVKMEAYTALRQYRPNIYQLGRPVYLGNAAPYYRPPYSMNPSAYTSPYASQPRDNGVRGAALVPKEVNGRVVAQVALIRADGTLSTDDPHRGSTGYPPQILNHRAPLPGSRLFSEQQNAPNIGNIFPINTVHPASLGFPAEPSLLYGLSYNPDGRQSLPPPVPQRLPAGLTVNYFLANSLPLTGRPEPVTAPLQQTLPPPPPPRAVHDTSQRADPEQFVPQQPPLLPSPPPGYYGRRLYPQAQPRQSAGSHDLHRDLQVDPHLLRQYAYAGQEGYARRLPQAYTPQQVPAA, from the exons CTGCAGATGATCCTTTACCTCCTGGTGCTCcgggctacggcgacggcggagGAATCGGCCAACAGCATCTTGCACCGACAACAAGAT GACCATGGAAATTACGAGTTCGGGTTCAACATTGACGGCCTATCGTGGGACCAGTTCCAGCGAGAGTCCGGCGACGCGCTGGGCCGAAAGACCGGTGCTTACGGTTTCCGCGACGCCGACGGCCGCCTTCGGCTCGTAGAGTACGTGGCTGACGAGCTCGGTTTCCGGGTCAAGGTGCAGACCAACGAGCCTGGAACTAGGGGCAGCACAATGCCGTCGGCAGTCGTCGACGCTTCTCCGGATGCGTCGGCGCAGTCGGAGAGCGCCGCCATCGTGTCACCGCCGCCCGCTCGACTCCTGCGAAGGCTGTCGCCAGCACCGCCGATTGTTCCGCGCACGCTGGCCGCGAAAGCTCCCGGCGATCCCAACGGGGAGGTAGCTGCTGCGCATAAAGACCAGGAGCGAGTCACTTCCTCACTCAGGCTGGCGCCCTCGAAAAGCTTGGCTGAAAAATTCGACGCACCGCTGGTACCGACCGGAGCTGTGAAGATGGAAGCATATACCGCTCTGCGGCAGTACCGCCCCAACATCTACCAGCTGGGCCGGCCGGTGTACTTGGGGAACGCTGCGCCTTACTACCGTCCACCCTACTCCATGAACCCCTCGGCTTATACTTCTCCGTACGCTTCCCAGCCTAGGGACAACGGCGTAAGGGGCGCGGCTCTTGTTCCCAAGGAGGTGAACGGCAGAGTCGTTGCTCAGGTAGCACTCATCAGAGCGGACGGGACGTTATCGACCGACGATCCGCACCGCGGCAGCACCGGGTACCCGCCGCAGATTCTCAACCACAGGGCTCCGCTTCCCGGATCGAGGCTCTTCTCAGAGCAGCAGAATGCGCCCAACATCGGCAACATCTTCCCCATCAACACCGTGCACCCCGCGAGCCTTGGCTTTCCTGCAGAACCGTCCCTTTTGTATGGACTCTCTTACAATCCTGACGGCCGGCAGTCGCTGCCGCCTCCCGTGCCCCAGCGACTTCCAGCAGGGCTCACCGTCAACTACTTCCTGGCCAACTCGCTACCGCTCACGGGACGACCAGAGCCAGTAACGGCGCCTCTCCAACAGACGCTGCCGCCTCCACCACCGCCCAGGGCTGTCCACGACACGTCGCAAAGAGCTGACCCTGAGCAATTTGTGCCGCAACAGCCGCCATTGCTTCCGTCCCCTCCTCCGGGCTACTATGGTCGGAGGCTCTACCCGCAGGCGCAGCCACGCCAGAGCGCCGGCTCGCATGATCTCCATCGTGACCTTCAGGTTGACCCACATCTCCTTCGGCAGTACGCCTATGCTGGGCAGGAGGGCTACGCCCGTCGGCTGCCTCAAGCATACACGCCGCAACAAGTGCCAGCAGCTTGA
- the LOC144124478 gene encoding uncharacterized protein LOC144124478 isoform X2, with product MGRCCVLWCRGNYDNDPKARVYCFPRDEVRRRAWLRAIPRKDFTPTVHSRLQMILYLLVLRATATAEESANSILHRQQDDHGNYEFGFNIDGLSWDQFQRESGDALGRKTGAYGFRDADGRLRLVEYVADELGFRVKVQTNEPGTRGSTMPSAVVDASPDASAQSESAAIVSPPPARLLRRLSPAPPIVPRTLAAKAPGDPNGEVAAAHKDQERVTSSLRLAPSKSLAEKFDAPLVPTGAVKMEAYTALRQYRPNIYQLGRPVYLGNAAPYYRPPYSMNPSAYTSPYASQPRDNGVRGAALVPKEVNGRVVAQVALIRADGTLSTDDPHRGSTGYPPQILNHRAPLPGSRLFSEQQNAPNIGNIFPINTVHPASLGFPAEPSLLYGLSYNPDGRQSLPPPVPQRLPAGLTVNYFLANSLPLTGRPEPVTAPLQQTLPPPPPPRAVHDTSQRADPEQFVPQQPPLLPSPPPGYYGRRLYPQAQPRQSAGSHDLHRDLQVDPHLLRQYAYAGQEGYARRLPQAYTPQQVPAA from the exons CTGCAGATGATCCTTTACCTCCTGGTGCTCcgggctacggcgacggcggagGAATCGGCCAACAGCATCTTGCACCGACAACAAGAT GACCATGGAAATTACGAGTTCGGGTTCAACATTGACGGCCTATCGTGGGACCAGTTCCAGCGAGAGTCCGGCGACGCGCTGGGCCGAAAGACCGGTGCTTACGGTTTCCGCGACGCCGACGGCCGCCTTCGGCTCGTAGAGTACGTGGCTGACGAGCTCGGTTTCCGGGTCAAGGTGCAGACCAACGAGCCTGGAACTAGGGGCAGCACAATGCCGTCGGCAGTCGTCGACGCTTCTCCGGATGCGTCGGCGCAGTCGGAGAGCGCCGCCATCGTGTCACCGCCGCCCGCTCGACTCCTGCGAAGGCTGTCGCCAGCACCGCCGATTGTTCCGCGCACGCTGGCCGCGAAAGCTCCCGGCGATCCCAACGGGGAGGTAGCTGCTGCGCATAAAGACCAGGAGCGAGTCACTTCCTCACTCAGGCTGGCGCCCTCGAAAAGCTTGGCTGAAAAATTCGACGCACCGCTGGTACCGACCGGAGCTGTGAAGATGGAAGCATATACCGCTCTGCGGCAGTACCGCCCCAACATCTACCAGCTGGGCCGGCCGGTGTACTTGGGGAACGCTGCGCCTTACTACCGTCCACCCTACTCCATGAACCCCTCGGCTTATACTTCTCCGTACGCTTCCCAGCCTAGGGACAACGGCGTAAGGGGCGCGGCTCTTGTTCCCAAGGAGGTGAACGGCAGAGTCGTTGCTCAGGTAGCACTCATCAGAGCGGACGGGACGTTATCGACCGACGATCCGCACCGCGGCAGCACCGGGTACCCGCCGCAGATTCTCAACCACAGGGCTCCGCTTCCCGGATCGAGGCTCTTCTCAGAGCAGCAGAATGCGCCCAACATCGGCAACATCTTCCCCATCAACACCGTGCACCCCGCGAGCCTTGGCTTTCCTGCAGAACCGTCCCTTTTGTATGGACTCTCTTACAATCCTGACGGCCGGCAGTCGCTGCCGCCTCCCGTGCCCCAGCGACTTCCAGCAGGGCTCACCGTCAACTACTTCCTGGCCAACTCGCTACCGCTCACGGGACGACCAGAGCCAGTAACGGCGCCTCTCCAACAGACGCTGCCGCCTCCACCACCGCCCAGGGCTGTCCACGACACGTCGCAAAGAGCTGACCCTGAGCAATTTGTGCCGCAACAGCCGCCATTGCTTCCGTCCCCTCCTCCGGGCTACTATGGTCGGAGGCTCTACCCGCAGGCGCAGCCACGCCAGAGCGCCGGCTCGCATGATCTCCATCGTGACCTTCAGGTTGACCCACATCTCCTTCGGCAGTACGCCTATGCTGGGCAGGAGGGCTACGCCCGTCGGCTGCCTCAAGCATACACGCCGCAACAAGTGCCAGCAGCTTGA